A region from the Acyrthosiphon pisum isolate AL4f chromosome A1, pea_aphid_22Mar2018_4r6ur, whole genome shotgun sequence genome encodes:
- the LOC100165158 gene encoding RNA-binding protein-like: protein MSKHREWDPTCKVYIGNLKSNANKYEIEDLFTKYGPLKNIWIARNPPGFAFIEYEDPRDAEDAVRGLDGTRCCGSRIIVQMSTGKRSRDKSPVHRGRSSPPRRGYRSYSKSQSRSRSPVYRSRKSRSRSYSRGKY, encoded by the exons ATGTCCAAACACCGTGAATGGGATCCAACTTGTAAAGTAtatattggtaatttaaaaagCAATGCCAATAAATACGAAATCGAAGATTTGTTTACAAAGTATGgtccattgaaaaatatttggataGCAAGGAATCCACCTGGTTTTGCATTCATAGAATATGAAGACCCACGTGATGCAGAAGATGCAGTCCGTGGTTTAGATGGAAC AAGATGTTGTGGATCCAGAATTATTGTTCAAATGTCAACTGGAAAACGTTCTAGAGATAAATCACCTGTACATAG aggTCGATCTTCACCTCCACGGCGGGGCTATCGTTCATATTCAAAATCACAATCAAGGAGTCGCTCACCAGTTTACAGAAGTAGAAAATCTCGTTCAAGGTCTTATTCTAGAGGAAAATACTAA
- the LOC100165158 gene encoding RNA-binding protein-like isoform X2, with amino-acid sequence MSKHREWDPTCKVYIGNLKSNANKYEIEDLFTKYGPLKNIWIARNPPGFAFIEYEDPRDAEDAVRGLDGTRCCGSRIIVQMSTGKRSRDKSPVHRLFIIDTTLLNSSSSSLPHPLLPSPFNTVLPT; translated from the exons ATGTCCAAACACCGTGAATGGGATCCAACTTGTAAAGTAtatattggtaatttaaaaagCAATGCCAATAAATACGAAATCGAAGATTTGTTTACAAAGTATGgtccattgaaaaatatttggataGCAAGGAATCCACCTGGTTTTGCATTCATAGAATATGAAGACCCACGTGATGCAGAAGATGCAGTCCGTGGTTTAGATGGAAC AAGATGTTGTGGATCCAGAATTATTGTTCAAATGTCAACTGGAAAACGTTCTAGAGATAAATCACCTGTACATAG gttatttattatagatacaacTTTATTGAATTCTTCATCATCATCACTACCACATCCACTACTACCATCACCTTTCAACACAGTACTACCAACTTGA